The following nucleotide sequence is from Vicingaceae bacterium.
CTGCTTCATTCTTCTTTTATTAGGTCCATGCATGCCGGGAGGGTAATTTTTTTTCTCCAAAGCTTTGTCCGGTCCGAATATAGGTTCCCTGAACTTTCTGGCTATTTTTGATCTAGGTCCTGTATATCTTGCCATAATAATAAATTTTAAATTGTAATTTATATGATTTTAAACTCTTCTCTTTTTTGGTGGACGGCAACCATTATGGGGTATAGGAGTAACATCAATTATTTCCATTACTTCTATACCGGCATTGTGAATTGCTCTAATGGCAGCCTCACGTCCGGCGCCCGGTCCTTGAACAAATAATTTCACTTTTCTCAAGCCGGCATCATAGGCCACTTTAGCACAATCTTCAGCAGCCACTTGAGCTGCATAAGGTGTATTTTTTTTAGATCCTCTGAATCCCATTTTACCAGCAGAAGACCATGATATCACTTCACCATTGGCATTGGTCAAAGATATAATGATGTTGTTAAATGTGGCCTGGATATGTGCTTGGCCAACAGCATCAACTTTAACTTTTCTTTTTTTCTTTGATTGTGCAGTAGAAACTTGTTTTTTCGCCATAACTTTATATTAAATTAGAATAACAAATCAACTATTTGGTAGCTTTTTTCTTATTGGCAACCGTTTTTCTTTTTCCTTTTCTGGTTCTACAGTTGTTTTTGGTCTTTTGACCTCTGACAGGTAATCCCACACGGTGGCGGATACCTCTGTAACAACCTATATCCATCAGGCGTTTGATATTCATTTGTACTTCGGCCCTTAATTGACCTTCCACTTTATATTCTTCACCGATTACTTTACGGATTCCGGCAATATCTTTGTCATCCCATTCTTCAACCTTCTTCATGGGATTCACTCCTGCTTTTTCTAAAATTTTTAATGCGGAGCTGCGTCCGATTCCATAAATGTAAGTGAGAGCAATAAATCCTCTCTTGTTTCTGGGTAAATCAATACCTGCTATTCTTGCCATAGTTTTTTAAATTTTATCCTTGTCTTTGTTTAAATCTTGGGTTTTTCTTATTAATAACATAAACACGTCCTTTGCGTTTTACAATTTTACATTCAGGACTTCTTTTTTTAACTGATGCTTTAACTTTCATGGCCTGCAAATTTATGATTTTTATTTTAATTTATTTATATCTCATTGTAATTCTTCCTTTAGACAAATCATATGGAGATAATTCCACTCTGACTTTATCTCCGGGAAGTATTTTTATGTAATTCATTCGCATTTTTCCGGAAATATGAGCAGTAACAATATGTCCATTAGCCAGTTTCACACGAAACATAGCGTTTGATAGTGCTTCTATAATTTCTCCGTCTTGCTCTATTGCCGGTTGTTTACCCATAAATATTTTCGTTT
It contains:
- the rpsK gene encoding 30S ribosomal protein S11 is translated as MAKKQVSTAQSKKKRKVKVDAVGQAHIQATFNNIIISLTNANGEVISWSSAGKMGFRGSKKNTPYAAQVAAEDCAKVAYDAGLRKVKLFVQGPGAGREAAIRAIHNAGIEVMEIIDVTPIPHNGCRPPKKRRV
- the rpsM gene encoding 30S ribosomal protein S13, translated to MARIAGIDLPRNKRGFIALTYIYGIGRSSALKILEKAGVNPMKKVEEWDDKDIAGIRKVIGEEYKVEGQLRAEVQMNIKRLMDIGCYRGIRHRVGLPVRGQKTKNNCRTRKGKRKTVANKKKATK
- the rpmJ gene encoding 50S ribosomal protein L36, with the translated sequence MKVKASVKKRSPECKIVKRKGRVYVINKKNPRFKQRQG
- the infA gene encoding translation initiation factor IF-1; the encoded protein is MGKQPAIEQDGEIIEALSNAMFRVKLANGHIVTAHISGKMRMNYIKILPGDKVRVELSPYDLSKGRITMRYK